Proteins encoded by one window of Bacillus mycoides:
- a CDS encoding ribbon-helix-helix domain-containing protein, whose amino-acid sequence MNNRGLKNRKTISNAIDKDLHERFEKLAQETRIPKSKLLDEAIGDLLKKYQDSTK is encoded by the coding sequence ATGAATAACCGAGGATTAAAAAATCGTAAAACAATATCAAATGCTATCGATAAAGATCTACATGAACGTTTTGAAAAACTAGCTCAAGAAACACGTATACCTAAATCTAAGTTACTAGATGAAGCTATTGGCGATCTTTTAAAGAAATATCAAGACTCTACAAAATAG
- a CDS encoding RNA-guided endonuclease InsQ/TnpB family protein — protein sequence MILSKKIRLKPTEEQEKQLWKSSGVARWAYNWALEKQEESYKAGNKFISHGALRKELTKMKKTNEYSWLYDVSNNITKQAIKDLCEAYKRFFTGKSNKPKFKSRKHSKPTFYNDNERLKVKGESVIIEKVGWVKTSETIPTSDRYTNPRISFDGKYWFISVGIEIETEKQQLTNESIGIDIGIKELAVCSDGQTFENINKTSVIKKLEKRLRRLQRKFSRKYEMNKDGTKFVKTNNIIKIEKRIKLLYRKLTNIRDNHIHQATNAIVKTKPCRVVMEKLNVKGMMKNKHLSKAIAQQKFHDFKEKMKYKCEKHGIEFVEADMWYPSSKICSCCGNIKKDLKLSDRVYKCDCGNVIDRDLNAAINLSRYKLAE from the coding sequence ATGATTCTTTCAAAAAAGATACGTTTAAAACCGACGGAAGAACAAGAGAAACAACTTTGGAAATCTAGTGGGGTTGCAAGATGGGCGTATAATTGGGCACTAGAAAAACAAGAAGAATCATATAAAGCTGGCAATAAATTCATTTCACATGGTGCGCTTCGTAAGGAACTAACAAAAATGAAGAAAACGAATGAATACAGTTGGTTGTATGATGTATCAAACAATATTACTAAGCAAGCCATAAAAGATTTGTGTGAAGCTTACAAAAGATTTTTCACAGGTAAATCAAATAAACCGAAATTTAAGAGTCGTAAACATTCTAAACCTACATTTTATAACGATAATGAACGGTTAAAAGTAAAAGGAGAAAGTGTCATTATTGAAAAAGTCGGATGGGTTAAGACATCCGAAACAATACCAACGTCAGATAGATATACAAATCCTCGTATTAGCTTTGATGGGAAGTATTGGTTTATATCTGTAGGTATTGAGATTGAAACAGAGAAACAACAACTTACAAATGAAAGCATTGGCATAGATATAGGTATAAAAGAACTAGCTGTATGTTCAGATGGACAGACATTTGAAAATATCAATAAAACATCAGTTATTAAGAAATTAGAAAAGAGACTCCGTAGATTACAACGGAAATTTTCCCGTAAATACGAAATGAATAAGGATGGAACTAAGTTTGTCAAAACTAATAATATTATAAAAATCGAAAAAAGAATAAAGTTGCTATATCGGAAATTAACGAATATACGTGATAATCATATCCACCAAGCGACGAATGCAATCGTGAAAACCAAACCTTGCAGAGTTGTTATGGAAAAGCTGAATGTCAAAGGTATGATGAAGAATAAACACTTATCAAAAGCTATAGCGCAACAAAAATTCCATGATTTTAAAGAGAAAATGAAATACAAATGTGAAAAGCATGGAATTGAGTTTGTAGAGGCTGATATGTGGTATCCTTCATCAAAAATATGTTCATGTTGTGGAAACATCAAAAAGGATCTGAAACTTTCTGATCGAGTCTATAAATGTGATTGCGGGAATGTAATTGATAGGGATTTAAATGCCGCAATAAACTTATCACGATATAAATTAGCAGAATGA
- a CDS encoding DUF1064 domain-containing protein — protein sequence MNYYKYLKSRGDVTHIECHPSYTLIPSFEIKSSITKSGKSKKSAMRFAPDFKVTYSDGRVEVCDVKGSKRAINEGFPIRKKLWEYLYKQELIVVIWDKKLGEWTRS from the coding sequence ATGAACTATTACAAGTACTTAAAAAGCAGGGGTGACGTCACTCATATAGAGTGCCACCCTAGCTATACATTAATCCCTTCTTTTGAGATTAAGAGCAGTATAACGAAGTCAGGTAAGTCGAAAAAGTCAGCTATGAGGTTTGCACCGGATTTTAAAGTAACGTACTCAGATGGGCGTGTAGAGGTCTGTGATGTTAAAGGGAGCAAACGAGCTATCAATGAAGGATTTCCAATACGTAAGAAGTTATGGGAGTACTTATACAAACAAGAGTTAATCGTTGTGATATGGGACAAGAAGTTAGGTGAATGGACAAGATCATAA